Proteins from a genomic interval of Amycolatopsis sp. cg13:
- a CDS encoding nuclear transport factor 2 family protein yields MTDPAAVLHGMYRAEAEYFAGGGPGSASFAPLAPYFAEDVVLHQAAGLPFGGDWHGHAGLEKFFLEMSRVWESFEIGEQEFLALGATSVVLTQVRARARATGRELEFPILQAIRIEDGRIAEVRPFYWDTAAIVEACRS; encoded by the coding sequence GTGACTGATCCCGCTGCCGTGCTGCACGGCATGTATCGAGCCGAAGCCGAGTATTTCGCCGGCGGCGGCCCCGGTTCGGCCTCTTTCGCCCCGCTGGCCCCGTATTTCGCCGAGGATGTCGTACTTCATCAGGCCGCCGGGCTGCCGTTCGGCGGCGACTGGCACGGCCACGCCGGGCTGGAGAAGTTCTTCCTCGAGATGAGCCGGGTCTGGGAGTCGTTCGAGATCGGCGAGCAGGAGTTCCTCGCCCTCGGCGCGACGTCGGTGGTGCTCACCCAGGTCCGCGCCCGGGCGCGCGCGACCGGACGGGAGCTGGAGTTCCCGATCCTGCAGGCGATCCGGATCGAGGACGGGCGGATCGCCGAGGTGCGCCCGTTCTACTGGGACACCGCGGCGATCGTCGAAGCCTGCCGCAGCTGA
- a CDS encoding aldolase yields MGGGRLAEDVYTAADTRLAEADARVAARYPGESPGRRPVHTVYVPASQYRTRLVADWGKQAMRVFVEHGDLLNLDPAVAERVREKLLTEPIEDLRIDFEDGYGHPGDEAEDAAAEAAGRTLATTGGTPFVGIRFKSFEAATRRRGIRTLDLFLSGLLSEGSLPDGFVVTLPKVTAVEQVEVAAEVLGRLETAYGLADRALRFEVQIETAQSILSTDGTVSVAQIIQAADGRCSGLHYGTYDYSAGLGISAAYQSMAHPAADFAKQVMQVAAAGTGVRLSDGSTNRLPVGDDLPGAWAEHLRLVRRSLENGFYQGWDLHPHQLPTRYAATYAFYREGAPAAAKRLQDYASKTAGGVLDEPATAEALARYLLGGYNCGALAESELPFEPARLDAYARRQA; encoded by the coding sequence ATGGGCGGCGGACGGCTCGCCGAGGACGTCTACACCGCCGCCGACACGCGGTTGGCCGAGGCCGACGCGCGCGTGGCGGCGCGGTATCCCGGCGAGTCTCCGGGCCGTCGTCCGGTGCACACGGTGTACGTGCCGGCGTCGCAGTACCGCACGCGCCTGGTCGCCGATTGGGGCAAGCAGGCGATGCGGGTCTTCGTCGAACACGGCGACCTGCTGAACCTCGACCCGGCGGTGGCCGAGCGGGTCCGCGAGAAGCTCCTCACCGAGCCGATCGAGGACCTCCGCATCGACTTCGAGGACGGTTACGGCCATCCCGGCGACGAAGCGGAGGACGCGGCCGCGGAAGCCGCCGGGCGCACCCTCGCGACCACCGGCGGCACCCCGTTCGTCGGAATCCGGTTCAAGAGCTTCGAAGCCGCGACGCGGCGGCGGGGCATCCGGACGCTCGATCTGTTCCTGTCCGGCTTGCTTTCCGAAGGCTCGCTGCCGGACGGATTCGTGGTGACGCTGCCGAAGGTCACCGCGGTCGAGCAGGTCGAAGTCGCCGCGGAAGTGTTGGGGCGGCTGGAAACCGCGTACGGACTGGCGGACCGCGCGCTGCGGTTCGAGGTGCAGATCGAGACCGCGCAGTCGATCCTTTCGACCGACGGCACGGTCTCGGTGGCGCAGATCATCCAGGCCGCCGACGGCCGGTGCTCCGGGCTGCATTACGGGACCTACGACTACAGCGCGGGTCTCGGCATCAGCGCGGCGTACCAGAGCATGGCGCACCCCGCGGCCGACTTCGCGAAGCAGGTGATGCAGGTCGCGGCTGCCGGAACGGGCGTGCGGCTGTCCGACGGTTCGACCAACCGGCTCCCGGTGGGCGACGACCTGCCGGGCGCGTGGGCGGAGCACCTCCGCTTGGTGCGGCGGTCGTTGGAGAACGGGTTTTACCAGGGCTGGGATCTGCATCCGCACCAACTGCCGACTCGGTACGCGGCGACGTACGCCTTCTACCGCGAGGGCGCTCCGGCGGCGGCCAAGCGGTTGCAGGACTACGCGTCGAAGACGGCCGGGGGAGTGCTGGACGAACCCGCGACGGCGGAGGCGCTGGCCCGGTATCTGCTCGGCGGCTACAACTGCGGAGCGCTGGCTGAGTCGGAACTCCCGTTTGAACCGGCGCGGCTGGACGCGTACGCGCGGCGGCAAGCCTGA
- the aceB gene encoding malate synthase A yields MSEVQVLGGSVERGDEILTPEALAFVAGLHDEYAARRDELLVARGKRREEARTTGRLDFLAATKEVRESDWQVAGAPAALRDRRVEITGPTDRKMTINALNSGAKVWLADFEDANTPHWANVVGGQVNLSDAIRGTITLDQNGKHYELKPDVEHATIVVRPRGWHLDERNLTFGGRKGVGALVDFGLYFFHNAQELLNRGKGPYFYLPKMESHLEARLWNDVFTHAEKALGIPHGTVRATVLIETIPAAFEMEEILYELREHASGLNAGRWDYLFSVIKYFRDAGEKFVLPDRNSVTMTAPFMRAYTELLVRTCHKRGAFAIGGMAAFIPSKDPEVNKGAFDKVHADKSREAGDGFDGSWVAHPGMVALCKEEFDKVLGDKPNQLERTRDEVSVTADQLLDVASTPGSATAAGLRAAVDVGIRYLASWLGGNGAAAIHNLMEDAATAEISRSQVWQWVKNGTQLDNGEKVTAELVRGVVADVRGELAAEVSDDLLKPAVELFEQVALADEFPDFLTLPAYEHIQ; encoded by the coding sequence ATGTCTGAGGTCCAGGTTCTCGGCGGGTCCGTCGAGCGTGGGGACGAGATTCTGACGCCGGAAGCCCTCGCTTTCGTAGCGGGCTTGCACGACGAGTACGCCGCGCGGCGCGACGAACTCCTCGTCGCGCGGGGCAAGCGGCGCGAGGAGGCCCGCACCACCGGCCGCCTCGATTTCCTCGCCGCGACCAAGGAGGTCCGCGAGAGCGACTGGCAGGTGGCCGGCGCTCCGGCCGCGCTGCGCGACCGCCGCGTGGAGATCACCGGTCCGACCGATCGCAAGATGACCATCAACGCCCTCAACTCCGGCGCCAAGGTGTGGCTCGCCGACTTCGAGGACGCCAACACGCCGCACTGGGCGAACGTCGTGGGCGGCCAGGTCAACCTGTCCGACGCGATCCGCGGCACCATCACGCTCGACCAGAACGGCAAGCACTACGAGCTGAAGCCGGACGTCGAGCACGCCACCATCGTGGTCCGCCCGCGCGGCTGGCACCTCGACGAGCGGAACCTGACCTTCGGCGGCCGCAAGGGCGTCGGCGCGCTGGTCGACTTCGGCCTGTACTTCTTCCACAACGCGCAGGAGCTGCTCAACCGCGGCAAGGGCCCGTACTTCTACCTGCCGAAGATGGAAAGCCACCTCGAAGCGCGGCTGTGGAACGACGTGTTCACGCACGCGGAGAAGGCGCTCGGCATCCCGCACGGCACCGTCCGCGCGACCGTGCTGATCGAGACCATCCCGGCCGCGTTCGAGATGGAAGAGATCCTCTACGAACTGCGCGAGCACGCCTCGGGCCTCAACGCGGGCCGCTGGGACTACCTGTTCAGCGTCATCAAGTACTTCCGCGACGCGGGCGAGAAGTTCGTGCTGCCGGACCGCAACTCGGTCACCATGACCGCGCCGTTCATGCGCGCCTACACCGAACTGCTGGTGCGCACCTGCCACAAGCGCGGCGCGTTCGCGATCGGCGGCATGGCCGCGTTCATCCCGAGCAAGGACCCGGAAGTCAACAAGGGCGCCTTCGACAAGGTGCACGCCGACAAGTCGCGGGAGGCCGGGGACGGCTTCGACGGTTCGTGGGTCGCGCACCCGGGCATGGTCGCACTCTGCAAGGAAGAGTTCGACAAGGTCCTCGGAGACAAGCCGAACCAGCTCGAGCGCACCCGCGACGAGGTGAGCGTGACCGCCGACCAGCTGCTGGACGTCGCCTCGACGCCGGGCAGCGCCACGGCGGCCGGGCTGCGCGCGGCGGTCGACGTCGGCATCCGCTACCTGGCCTCGTGGCTGGGCGGCAACGGCGCGGCGGCGATCCACAACCTGATGGAAGACGCCGCCACGGCCGAGATTTCGCGGTCGCAGGTGTGGCAGTGGGTCAAGAACGGCACGCAGCTGGACAACGGCGAGAAGGTCACCGCGGAGCTGGTGCGCGGGGTCGTGGCCGACGTCCGCGGCGAGCTGGCGGCGGAGGTTTCCGACGATCTGCTGAAGCCCGCGGTCGAGCTGTTCGAGCAGGTCGCGCTGGCTGACGAGTTCCCGGACTTCCTGACCCTGCCGGCGTACGAGCACATCCAGTAA
- a CDS encoding IclR family transcriptional regulator: MAAEKSGRDGGVQSLQRAFELLEHLADTGGEASLSELATLSGLPMPTIHRLIRTLVSLGYVRQNTNRHYALGARLIRLGENASMQFGAWARPLLVELVEEVGETANLAVLERDEVVYVAQVPSKHSMRMFTEVGRRLLPHGTGVGKAMLAELPADEVSSLLERTGMPAYTEHTFTDADALAVELKKIAGQGYALDEAEQELGVRCIAVAIPGAPVPAAVSVSGPSGRLTADAVSHIAPVVQKIADRLSQQLPVT, translated from the coding sequence GTGGCGGCTGAGAAGAGCGGACGAGACGGCGGCGTCCAGTCCCTGCAGCGCGCGTTCGAGCTGCTGGAGCACCTGGCGGACACTGGCGGCGAGGCCAGCCTGTCGGAGCTGGCGACCCTGTCCGGGCTGCCGATGCCGACGATCCACCGGCTGATCCGCACGCTGGTGTCGCTGGGCTACGTCCGGCAGAACACCAACCGGCACTACGCGCTCGGCGCCCGGCTGATCCGGCTCGGCGAGAACGCGAGCATGCAGTTCGGCGCGTGGGCGCGGCCGCTGCTGGTGGAGCTGGTCGAGGAGGTCGGCGAAACGGCGAACCTGGCGGTGCTGGAACGCGACGAGGTGGTGTATGTCGCACAGGTGCCGTCGAAGCACTCGATGCGCATGTTCACCGAGGTCGGCCGGCGTTTGCTGCCGCACGGCACCGGTGTGGGCAAGGCGATGCTGGCGGAACTGCCCGCCGACGAGGTCTCGTCGCTGCTGGAACGCACCGGAATGCCCGCGTACACCGAGCACACCTTCACGGACGCGGACGCATTGGCGGTGGAGCTGAAGAAGATCGCCGGACAGGGCTACGCGCTGGACGAGGCGGAACAGGAGCTCGGGGTGCGCTGCATCGCCGTCGCGATCCCCGGCGCACCGGTGCCCGCGGCGGTCTCGGTTTCCGGCCCGTCCGGACGGCTGACGGCGGACGCGGTGAGCCACATCGCGCCGGTCGTGCAGAAGATCGCGGACCGGCTTTCGCAGCAGCTGCCGGTTACTTGA
- a CDS encoding GNAT family N-acetyltransferase yields MNRVTLRTLTEADRSRVHEILSAPEVAQWWGEADEETDGLLSKEGDQHAYAIEYEGQTVGVIQSWEEPGHRYRHAGIDLAVHPDHYGLGLGAEAIRILAQRLFDQGHHRLTIDPAAANVRAIHVYEKLGFRRVGILRGYEQGPDGTWHDGLLLDLLKGELK; encoded by the coding sequence GTGAACCGTGTCACCCTTCGCACGCTGACCGAAGCAGACCGGTCGCGAGTGCACGAGATTCTCTCCGCGCCCGAAGTAGCGCAGTGGTGGGGCGAAGCCGACGAAGAGACCGACGGCCTGCTCTCGAAAGAGGGCGACCAGCACGCTTACGCCATCGAGTACGAGGGCCAGACCGTCGGCGTGATCCAGAGCTGGGAAGAGCCCGGTCACCGCTACCGGCACGCCGGAATCGACCTCGCCGTGCACCCGGACCACTACGGGCTCGGGCTCGGTGCGGAGGCGATCCGGATCCTCGCCCAGCGCCTGTTCGACCAGGGCCACCACCGGCTCACCATCGACCCGGCGGCGGCCAACGTCCGCGCGATTCACGTGTACGAGAAGCTCGGCTTCCGGCGCGTCGGGATCCTCCGCGGCTACGAGCAGGGGCCCGACGGGACCTGGCACGACGGACTGCTGTTGGACCTCCTCAAAGGCGAACTCAAGTAA
- the ftsY gene encoding signal recognition particle-docking protein FtsY has product MSSTWFWIVVVAVVVLVAVLVSGLLIARKRRISMAERREVEEKPKGGGYAASGGISFASGGTAVEEKPSPEPSPEPEPAPSPEPVVEHPVEDRPEVDGQPAVGDDAAVPRDSDQRTVRDVKLPEPVEEEAPEAVVPGTVEPIEEIESPAGRLERLRGRLSKSRSVFGQSLLGLLGGGDLDEDSWQDVEDTLLLADLGAATTTQIVDRLRDELNRRAVRTSDEARELLHEVLTAALSTDAERSVRALPHEVDGKKQPAVVLVAGVNGTGKTTTTGKLARVLVAQGGTVVLGAADTFRAAAAEQLQTWGDRVGASVVRGKEGADPAAVAFDAVKQGISEGVDTVLIDTAGRLHTKTGLMDELGKVKRVVEKQARVDEVLLVLDATTGQNGLAQARVFGEVIDVTGIVLTKLDGTAKGGIVFQVQRELGVPVKLVGLGEGPDDLAPFEPGAFVAALLG; this is encoded by the coding sequence GTGTCGAGCACCTGGTTCTGGATCGTTGTCGTCGCCGTCGTCGTCCTGGTTGCCGTGCTGGTGTCCGGGCTGCTCATCGCGCGCAAGCGGCGGATCAGCATGGCCGAGCGGCGCGAGGTCGAGGAGAAGCCGAAGGGCGGCGGGTACGCCGCGAGCGGCGGGATCTCCTTCGCGTCCGGCGGGACGGCGGTCGAGGAGAAACCTTCTCCGGAGCCTTCGCCTGAGCCCGAGCCTGCTCCCTCGCCGGAGCCGGTGGTCGAGCACCCCGTCGAGGACCGCCCGGAAGTCGACGGCCAGCCCGCGGTCGGCGACGACGCCGCGGTCCCGCGCGACTCCGACCAACGCACGGTGCGCGACGTCAAGCTCCCCGAGCCGGTCGAAGAAGAAGCCCCCGAAGCCGTTGTGCCGGGAACGGTCGAGCCCATCGAGGAGATCGAGTCTCCGGCCGGTCGCCTCGAGCGCCTGCGCGGCCGTCTGTCCAAGTCCCGCTCGGTGTTCGGCCAGAGCCTCCTGGGCCTCCTCGGCGGCGGCGACCTGGACGAGGACTCCTGGCAGGACGTCGAAGACACCCTGCTCCTGGCGGACCTCGGCGCCGCCACGACGACCCAGATCGTGGACCGCCTGCGCGACGAACTGAACCGCCGCGCGGTGCGCACGTCGGACGAGGCACGCGAGCTGCTGCACGAGGTGCTGACCGCGGCGCTGTCCACGGACGCCGAGCGCTCGGTCCGCGCGCTGCCGCATGAGGTAGACGGCAAGAAGCAGCCCGCGGTCGTGCTGGTGGCCGGCGTGAACGGCACCGGCAAGACCACGACGACCGGCAAACTGGCGCGAGTCCTGGTGGCACAGGGCGGAACCGTGGTCCTCGGCGCGGCCGACACGTTCCGCGCCGCCGCCGCCGAACAACTCCAGACGTGGGGCGACCGGGTGGGCGCGTCGGTCGTCCGCGGCAAGGAAGGCGCGGACCCGGCGGCGGTCGCGTTCGACGCGGTCAAACAGGGCATCAGCGAGGGCGTGGACACGGTCCTGATCGACACCGCGGGCCGCCTGCACACGAAGACCGGCCTGATGGACGAACTCGGCAAGGTGAAGCGGGTTGTCGAGAAGCAGGCGCGGGTGGACGAGGTGCTGCTCGTGCTGGACGCCACGACCGGACAGAACGGCCTCGCGCAGGCACGGGTGTTCGGCGAGGTCATCGACGTGACCGGGATCGTCCTGACGAAGCTCGACGGCACGGCCAAGGGCGGGATCGTGTTCCAGGTCCAGCGGGAGCTGGGGGTGCCGGTGAAGCTCGTGGGACTCGGTGAGGGGCCGGATGACCTGGCGCCGTTCGAGCCTGGTGCGTTCGTGGCCGCTTTGCTGGGCTGA
- a CDS encoding sodium:solute symporter, which yields MNPVDLVIVIVYLAAMPIIGVLIGRRQKSANDYFVGERSMPWWAVTLSVVATETSTLTVISTPGLVFGSAFLFLEVAFGYIIGRVIAAFVLLPRYFRGNYVSAYEFLGRRFGRGLQGTASVTFVVTRLLAEGLRLFAGAIPIKAILGHYGIHTEYWHIVVLLTALTVIYAFVGGIKSVIWVDVIQWSLYILGAIGAVIFLSTKLPSGWTQIASSQGRFQLTDFASNLLTNPYAFLCAVVGGAFLSMASHGADQLIVGRLLSCRNLRDGQRALIGSSIVVFVQFALFLLVGAMLWVYTGGKTGSTATAVAAGKMSGDDVFSNFIVNDLPVGLAGLLIAGILASTMGALASALNALSTSTIADLYQRFTHKSIEDAKLLRHGRMWTLIWAAVFAVFASMFTNSKDPVIQQGLGIVGYTYGALLGSFFLGLLVRKARQSDAVIAFACSVVGMAFLILFVKFDKATTEVHIRFGAATKTLVPLATYWYTFAGVLITLIVGGLLSLRRRGVDPNVEKVEEPAETPA from the coding sequence ATGAATCCAGTCGATCTGGTGATCGTCATCGTGTACCTCGCGGCGATGCCGATCATCGGCGTGCTGATCGGGCGCAGACAGAAGTCCGCGAACGACTACTTCGTCGGCGAGCGCAGCATGCCGTGGTGGGCGGTCACGCTCTCGGTGGTGGCCACCGAGACGTCCACGCTCACCGTGATCTCCACGCCCGGGCTCGTGTTCGGCAGCGCCTTCCTGTTCCTGGAAGTGGCTTTCGGCTACATCATCGGCCGCGTGATCGCCGCGTTCGTGCTGCTGCCGCGTTACTTCCGCGGCAACTACGTGAGCGCGTACGAATTCCTCGGCCGCCGCTTCGGGCGCGGGCTGCAGGGCACCGCTTCGGTCACCTTCGTGGTGACGCGGCTGCTCGCCGAGGGGCTGCGGCTGTTCGCCGGGGCGATCCCGATCAAGGCGATCCTCGGCCACTACGGCATCCACACCGAGTACTGGCACATCGTCGTCCTGCTGACCGCGCTCACCGTGATCTACGCGTTCGTCGGCGGCATCAAGTCGGTGATCTGGGTCGACGTCATCCAGTGGTCGCTCTACATCCTCGGCGCGATCGGCGCGGTGATCTTCCTGTCCACGAAACTGCCGTCCGGCTGGACGCAGATCGCTTCGAGCCAGGGCCGGTTCCAGCTCACCGACTTCGCGTCGAACCTGCTCACCAACCCGTACGCGTTCCTCTGCGCGGTGGTCGGCGGCGCGTTCCTGTCGATGGCTTCGCACGGCGCGGACCAGCTGATCGTCGGCCGTCTGCTGTCGTGCCGGAACCTGCGCGACGGCCAGCGCGCGCTGATCGGCTCGTCGATCGTGGTGTTCGTCCAGTTCGCGCTGTTCCTGCTCGTCGGCGCGATGCTGTGGGTCTACACCGGCGGCAAGACCGGCTCGACGGCCACCGCGGTCGCGGCCGGGAAGATGTCCGGCGACGACGTGTTCTCCAATTTCATCGTCAACGACCTTCCGGTCGGCCTGGCCGGGCTGCTGATCGCCGGAATCCTGGCGTCGACGATGGGCGCGCTCGCGTCCGCGCTCAACGCGCTGTCCACGTCCACCATCGCCGACCTCTACCAGCGGTTCACGCACAAGTCGATCGAGGACGCGAAGCTGCTCCGGCACGGTCGCATGTGGACACTCATCTGGGCGGCGGTCTTCGCGGTGTTCGCCTCGATGTTCACGAACTCGAAGGACCCGGTGATCCAGCAGGGACTCGGGATCGTCGGCTACACCTACGGCGCGCTGCTCGGCTCGTTCTTCCTCGGCCTGCTGGTGCGCAAGGCCCGCCAGTCCGACGCGGTGATCGCGTTCGCCTGCTCGGTGGTCGGCATGGCGTTCCTGATCCTGTTCGTGAAATTCGACAAGGCGACGACCGAGGTGCACATCCGCTTCGGCGCGGCCACGAAGACGCTCGTGCCGCTGGCGACCTACTGGTACACCTTCGCCGGCGTGCTGATCACGCTGATCGTGGGCGGTCTGCTGTCGCTGCGGCGGCGCGGCGTGGACCCGAACGTCGAGAAGGTCGAAGAACCCGCGGAAACCCCTGCGTAA